From Frateuria aurantia DSM 6220, one genomic window encodes:
- a CDS encoding RES family NAD+ phosphorylase, with amino-acid sequence MTTSLWRLGTDTPDYGADDLSGIGAKITGGRWNRKGLPVVYTAATIALATLETVVHLGAGSLPLNRCLVRIDVPDDIWNAARPFPTTGLIGWDALPAGLVSLDFGDAWLQSRATVLQIVPSIVVPEEWNVLLNPAHPDMQRITATRIRRFTYDSRFRSS; translated from the coding sequence GTGACCACTTCGCTCTGGCGTCTGGGTACCGATACGCCAGATTACGGCGCTGACGATCTGAGTGGCATAGGTGCGAAAATCACCGGCGGGCGGTGGAACAGAAAGGGCCTGCCGGTCGTCTACACGGCGGCCACGATCGCTTTGGCGACGCTGGAGACCGTGGTCCACCTCGGCGCGGGCAGCCTTCCCTTGAATCGTTGCCTGGTCCGCATCGATGTGCCGGACGATATATGGAACGCAGCGCGCCCGTTCCCCACCACGGGCTTGATCGGGTGGGATGCCTTGCCGGCGGGGTTGGTATCACTCGACTTTGGTGATGCCTGGCTGCAGTCCCGGGCCACGGTGCTCCAGATCGTTCCTTCCATCGTGGTGCCTGAGGAATGGAATGTGCTGCTAAACCCGGCACACCCTGACATGCAGCGGATCACTGCGACCAGAATTCGGAGATTCACCTACGACAGCCGATTTCGGAGCAGCTGA
- a CDS encoding antitoxin Xre-like helix-turn-helix domain-containing protein, whose protein sequence is MKDNLTRQHSVAKTPKVSGHDKTTIVSCRDIYRAAPIERVRLVENGIPARDLLGLATSMKVQYQRLFSTLGLSRTTVTRKVREHEPLNTADSERVLGMMQLVGQVEDIVSQSGDPQGFDAPAWLAQWLERPLPALEGKTPASYMGTIPGQQLVSSLLAQAQSGAFA, encoded by the coding sequence ATGAAAGACAACCTGACGAGGCAGCACAGCGTCGCAAAAACGCCCAAGGTCAGTGGTCACGACAAAACAACCATCGTGTCATGCCGGGATATTTATCGCGCAGCGCCGATCGAGCGGGTTCGTCTCGTCGAGAACGGCATTCCTGCCAGGGACCTGCTGGGTCTCGCGACTTCGATGAAGGTGCAGTATCAGCGCCTGTTCTCGACGCTCGGTCTGTCCCGCACCACGGTCACCCGAAAGGTCAGGGAGCATGAGCCACTCAATACGGCCGACAGCGAGCGTGTGCTGGGGATGATGCAACTGGTCGGGCAGGTGGAAGACATCGTTTCGCAGAGCGGCGATCCGCAAGGTTTCGATGCGCCCGCATGGCTGGCCCAATGGCTGGAACGCCCACTCCCGGCACTTGAGGGCAAGACGCCTGCCAGCTACATGGGCACCATTCCGGGTCAGCAACTCGTGTCCTCCCTGCTTGCCCAGGCGCAGTCCGGGGCTTTTGCGTGA
- the ssb gene encoding single-stranded DNA-binding protein, with product MARGINKVILVGNLGADPELRYTGGGTAVAQLRVATAENWTDKQSGERQERTEWHRVTLFGKLGEIANEYLRKGRQVYIEGSLRTNKYTDKDGIERYTTDIIASDMQMLGGGGEGGGGGGGAPRQNSAPRSSGGGGYGNRGGGGDSYGNRGGGGGDYGNRGGNDYGNRAPQAPAPSDHASFDDDDIPF from the coding sequence ATGGCCCGAGGCATCAACAAAGTCATTCTGGTCGGCAACCTTGGTGCCGATCCCGAGCTGCGCTACACCGGTGGCGGCACCGCCGTCGCCCAGCTGCGGGTGGCCACCGCCGAAAACTGGACCGACAAGCAGAGCGGCGAGCGCCAGGAGCGCACCGAGTGGCACCGCGTGACCCTGTTCGGCAAGCTGGGTGAAATCGCCAACGAATATCTGCGCAAGGGTCGTCAGGTCTATATCGAAGGCTCGCTGCGCACCAACAAGTACACCGACAAGGACGGCATCGAGCGCTATACCACCGACATCATCGCCAGCGACATGCAGATGCTGGGCGGCGGCGGTGAAGGTGGCGGCGGTGGCGGCGGTGCTCCGCGCCAGAACAGCGCCCCGCGCTCCTCCGGCGGCGGTGGCTACGGCAACCGTGGCGGTGGCGGTGACAGCTATGGCAACCGCGGTGGCGGTGGCGGCGATTACGGCAATCGCGGCGGCAACGACTACGGCAACCGCGCCCCGCAGGCCCCCGCGCCCAGCGACCACGCCAGCTTCGATGACGACGATATCCCGTTCTGA